A genomic region of Bacteroidota bacterium contains the following coding sequences:
- a CDS encoding aminotransferase class I/II-fold pyridoxal phosphate-dependent enzyme: MPDSPHHSDHHHEETRAIRIQTPPSGHREHASSIYMTSSFSFENAEQARAMFAREIDGNIYSRYSNPSVDEFVAKMTMLEDAEDGLAVASGMSAVFTGIAGLLNAGDHILASRSVFGSTHQILTQVLPRWGITSSYGAILEPESWSNLIRPNTRLCYIETPSNPALDLIDLKWLSELCKTHDIILYVDNIFATPILQKPMHFGADIVMHSATKYIDGQGRGIGGVIVGKPEYIDKIRFFARHTGPCLSPFNGWMFSKSLETLALRVERHAQSALALAEFLHDHEDVEMIKYPYHPSHPQYELARRQMKMGGGVVTFIVKGGIEQGRRFLDALQMSSLTANLGDARTIATHPTSTTHSSLSEEDRLNVGILPGLIRVSVGLEHVDDIKRDINRALEESRVAKTVITQ; encoded by the coding sequence CGATATATATGACGTCGAGCTTTTCGTTTGAAAATGCAGAACAAGCCCGGGCGATGTTCGCCAGAGAAATTGATGGCAACATCTATTCTCGATACAGCAATCCTAGCGTTGACGAATTTGTAGCCAAAATGACCATGCTTGAAGATGCAGAGGACGGCCTTGCCGTCGCATCGGGCATGTCGGCTGTGTTTACGGGTATCGCCGGGTTGTTGAATGCCGGCGATCATATTCTGGCATCCAGGTCGGTTTTTGGGTCCACACACCAGATTCTGACGCAAGTACTGCCACGCTGGGGCATCACAAGCAGTTACGGCGCCATCCTAGAGCCTGAATCTTGGAGCAACCTGATACGGCCTAATACGCGTCTTTGCTACATAGAGACACCCTCCAATCCGGCGTTAGATCTAATCGATCTAAAATGGTTGTCTGAATTGTGCAAAACGCATGATATTATCCTGTATGTGGATAATATTTTTGCAACACCCATCTTGCAAAAACCGATGCATTTTGGCGCCGACATCGTGATGCATTCAGCAACAAAGTACATCGACGGACAAGGCCGGGGCATTGGCGGTGTTATCGTGGGTAAACCGGAATATATTGACAAGATCCGCTTTTTTGCCCGGCACACGGGCCCCTGCCTTTCGCCTTTCAACGGTTGGATGTTCAGCAAAAGCCTGGAAACGCTCGCGTTGCGTGTAGAAAGGCATGCCCAGAGCGCCCTTGCCTTGGCTGAATTCCTGCATGATCATGAGGATGTGGAAATGATTAAATATCCGTATCATCCCTCCCACCCACAATACGAACTGGCCAGAAGACAGATGAAAATGGGCGGCGGCGTTGTTACCTTCATCGTAAAAGGTGGCATCGAACAGGGCCGGCGGTTTCTGGATGCCTTACAAATGTCATCCCTTACAGCTAACCTTGGAGACGCGCGAACCATTGCCACCCACCCCACCAGTACCACCCACAGCTCACTTTCTGAAGAGGATCGTTTAAATGTTGGCATACTGCCTGGTCTAATCCGTGTATCCGTTGGCCTGGAGCATGTGGATGACATCAAACGAGATATCAATCGGGCCCTCGAAGAAAGTAGGGTTGCAAAAACAGTAATTACGCAGTAA